The Desulfosporosinus acidiphilus SJ4 genome has a window encoding:
- the argC gene encoding N-acetyl-gamma-glutamyl-phosphate reductase: MRVGVLGATGYAGQELVRLLRRHEEVEELVLSSSSVAGQEYEEVYPHWCGQNIGFLHDEEVSDLDVLFCALPHGLTASRTRAFLERNMKVIDLGADFRLNSADVYEEWYKLKHPDVELLSKAVYGLPELYREKIVGQSLVANPGCYPTATLLALVPLLKAQLLQTEMLIIDAKSGVSGAGRGLSLGNHFSEVNENFKAYGVASHRHTPEIEQELSRAAGRPLTINFTPHLVPMTRGMLITIYAKVNEGVSEEDLRRCWLRHYETEQFVHLLPQGTWPQTKYASGSNHAFLQLTVDQRTGNAVIVSTIDNLMKGAAGQAVQNMNLIMGCPENQGLTGTALWP, translated from the coding sequence ATGAGAGTTGGTGTGCTAGGAGCCACAGGATATGCAGGGCAAGAATTGGTACGACTCTTGCGTCGTCATGAAGAAGTAGAAGAGCTCGTGCTTTCATCGTCCAGTGTAGCAGGTCAGGAGTATGAGGAAGTTTATCCCCATTGGTGCGGTCAAAATATAGGTTTCTTGCATGATGAAGAGGTTTCTGATCTTGACGTCCTATTTTGCGCTCTTCCTCATGGCTTGACAGCTTCAAGAACGAGAGCATTTCTCGAGCGCAATATGAAGGTTATAGACTTAGGAGCGGATTTTCGTCTGAATTCAGCCGATGTTTATGAGGAATGGTACAAACTTAAACATCCAGACGTGGAGTTGCTGTCTAAGGCAGTATACGGTTTACCGGAATTATACCGTGAGAAAATCGTGGGACAATCCTTAGTTGCCAATCCGGGGTGTTATCCTACTGCCACATTGCTGGCCCTTGTCCCTTTGCTGAAAGCTCAGCTTCTTCAGACCGAGATGTTGATCATAGATGCTAAATCAGGGGTTTCAGGTGCCGGTCGGGGACTTTCTTTAGGGAATCACTTTTCAGAGGTGAACGAAAATTTCAAAGCTTATGGAGTGGCGAGTCACCGTCACACCCCGGAAATAGAGCAAGAACTTTCACGGGCAGCCGGCCGGCCCTTAACCATTAATTTCACCCCTCACCTTGTGCCCATGACAAGAGGAATGTTAATCACCATCTATGCAAAGGTTAACGAAGGAGTTAGCGAGGAAGATCTGCGCCGCTGTTGGTTAAGGCATTATGAGACGGAACAGTTTGTTCACCTATTGCCTCAGGGAACATGGCCCCAGACGAAATATGCCAGCGGCAGCAATCATGCTTTTTTACAGCTAACCGTAGATCAGAGAACCGGCAATGCCGTAATTGTGTCAACCATCGACAATCTAATGAAAGGCGCCGCGGGGCAGGCGGTGCAAAATATGAACCTGATCATGGGTTGTCCTGAAAATCAAGGACTCACCGGAACGGCGCTCTGGCCTTAA
- the argJ gene encoding bifunctional glutamate N-acetyltransferase/amino-acid acetyltransferase ArgJ: protein MEKTVEGWKQLAGGVAAPKGFYAVGVQAGIKYPDKYDVALIYSKVQAQAAGVYTKNLVKAHPLYLTQRHLDNGIAQAVVINSGNANACVGDFGDKSAEAMAEAVAKVVSIPKEDVLVASTGVIGVEMPIERVLTGISNAGEELLSQVGKDLQGQQDTPDDGAHRAALAIMTTDTVVKEYAYELPCSQGGVIKFGAMAKGSGMIHPNMGTMLGFLTTDADVPSSVLQRFLREAVEESFNMVTVDGDTSTNDMVVILANGASGVTPSGDDMVHFESMVKGICIQLAKDIARDGEGASKFMEVIVSGVKTREDARKIARSICGSSLVKAALFGEDANWGRILTAAGYSGADFNPSRVDIFLGDLVVAQGGKGVSFSEETAKKILEQKEVQIRLALNDGEESATAWGCDLTHEYVTINGSYRT from the coding sequence ATGGAAAAAACAGTCGAAGGATGGAAACAGCTTGCCGGCGGGGTCGCCGCTCCCAAAGGATTTTATGCTGTAGGCGTTCAGGCGGGAATAAAATATCCTGATAAATATGACGTAGCCTTAATTTATTCAAAAGTTCAAGCACAAGCCGCGGGAGTCTATACAAAGAATTTAGTTAAGGCACACCCTCTTTACTTAACTCAGCGTCATTTAGACAATGGGATAGCTCAAGCAGTTGTCATTAACAGCGGCAATGCCAATGCTTGCGTAGGCGATTTTGGAGATAAGTCCGCTGAAGCAATGGCAGAGGCAGTGGCAAAGGTTGTATCAATTCCCAAAGAGGATGTACTTGTGGCCTCCACCGGCGTGATCGGAGTTGAAATGCCGATCGAAAGAGTTTTAACCGGTATTAGTAATGCAGGGGAGGAGCTGTTAAGTCAGGTTGGGAAAGATCTGCAGGGACAGCAGGATACTCCTGATGACGGAGCCCATCGTGCGGCTCTAGCTATTATGACCACTGACACGGTGGTTAAGGAATACGCCTATGAGCTTCCTTGTTCCCAGGGAGGGGTTATCAAATTTGGAGCCATGGCAAAGGGGTCGGGGATGATTCACCCGAATATGGGAACGATGTTAGGGTTTCTGACGACAGATGCAGATGTTCCATCTTCGGTTTTGCAGCGATTTCTGAGGGAGGCTGTCGAAGAGAGTTTCAATATGGTGACAGTGGATGGAGATACGAGTACTAACGATATGGTAGTCATTCTTGCCAATGGTGCTTCCGGAGTAACTCCCAGCGGTGACGATATGGTGCACTTTGAGTCCATGGTTAAAGGAATATGTATTCAGCTTGCTAAGGATATTGCCAGGGATGGGGAAGGTGCCAGTAAGTTTATGGAAGTAATTGTTTCCGGGGTTAAAACAAGGGAAGATGCTCGGAAAATTGCCCGCAGTATTTGTGGCTCCAGTTTGGTTAAAGCGGCTTTGTTTGGAGAGGACGCTAACTGGGGAAGAATTCTGACGGCTGCAGGGTATTCAGGAGCTGACTTCAACCCGAGCAGGGTGGATATTTTTCTCGGTGATTTGGTTGTAGCCCAAGGGGGAAAAGGAGTTTCTTTTTCCGAAGAAACAGCCAAAAAGATTTTAGAACAAAAAGAAGTGCAGATAAGATTAGCACTCAATGACGGAGAAGAAAGCGCTACAGCCTGGGGTTGTGACCTTACTCATGAATATGTCACGATCAATGGAAGCTATAGAACCTAA
- the argB gene encoding acetylglutamate kinase, which yields MTPIEEGIGKAGVLVEALPYIQKFAGKTVVIKYGGHAMVDPVLKESVMLDILLLHSVGIRPVLVHGGGPEINAMLKKVGIESQFVQGLRVTDAQTMEIAQMVLVGKLNTEMVSMLNSFGGKSVGLSGKDAQLLLATKKPLQMPNSDGTMEEIDLGLVGEIQTVTPGILNTLLEQGYIPVVSPVASGEKGETFNVNADTAAGKIAEALKADKMLLLTDVRGILRDVSDPASLLSTINRDEVDNLIEQGVLKGGMLPKVECALSALEQGVGSVHILDGRIRHAILLELFTDGGIGTMFV from the coding sequence ATGACACCCATTGAAGAGGGGATTGGCAAAGCCGGAGTTTTAGTAGAAGCTCTGCCCTATATTCAAAAATTCGCAGGAAAGACAGTTGTTATTAAATATGGCGGTCATGCCATGGTGGATCCTGTACTTAAAGAGTCCGTCATGTTGGATATTTTGCTCTTGCATTCCGTGGGAATACGTCCCGTTTTAGTTCATGGCGGCGGACCGGAGATTAATGCCATGTTAAAAAAGGTGGGAATAGAGAGTCAGTTTGTTCAAGGTTTGCGGGTAACAGATGCTCAAACCATGGAAATCGCTCAAATGGTTTTAGTTGGGAAGCTGAACACTGAGATGGTTTCCATGCTGAATAGTTTTGGCGGGAAGAGTGTCGGCTTGTCAGGAAAAGATGCTCAGTTATTATTAGCGACAAAGAAACCTCTCCAAATGCCCAATAGCGATGGAACGATGGAAGAAATTGATTTAGGTCTCGTAGGTGAGATTCAGACAGTGACCCCGGGCATTTTAAATACTTTGTTGGAGCAAGGGTATATTCCAGTGGTTTCTCCGGTGGCCAGCGGTGAAAAAGGTGAAACCTTCAATGTCAATGCCGATACGGCTGCGGGGAAAATCGCGGAAGCACTAAAGGCAGATAAAATGCTGCTGTTAACGGATGTGCGTGGTATTCTTCGCGATGTCTCAGATCCTGCCTCACTTCTCTCCACCATTAATAGGGATGAAGTGGATAACTTGATAGAACAGGGTGTTTTGAAAGGCGGTATGCTGCCGAAGGTCGAGTGCGCTTTATCGGCTCTGGAACAAGGCGTGGGCAGTGTCCATATCCTTGATGGTCGTATACGTCATGCGATACTTCTTGAATTATTTACGGACGGCGGCATTGGGACAATGTTTGTTTAG
- a CDS encoding acetylornithine transaminase: MTGLESLTTEEVIEHGKKVVMNTYGRLPMTIVKGKGAWVWDIEGKRYLDFLTGLAVNSLGHSHPAIVQAIQDQAEEILHTSNLYWIPNQIALAERLVKNSFADKVFFCNSGAEANEAAFKLARKYAKKKYGDDKYEVVSLENSFHGRTLATLTLTGQTKYQEGYDPLPAGLSYTALNDFEGLKAKVNEKTAAVFIEPIQGEGGVIPASQEFLQAARDLCDQYGALLIFDEVQCGVGRTGKLFAYEWSGVTPDIMTLAKALGGGVPIGAMLATDMVADAFQPGDHASTFGGNPLATAVGCAVLDVMLQEGFFSSVQERSNYFRRGLEGLAQKYQTGDPVRGEGFIIGWPVSKVGPEIVARCLQKGLLINCVGGKTLRFLPPLIVEKPEIDEALKILDEVFCEIWK; the protein is encoded by the coding sequence ATGACAGGGTTAGAAAGTTTAACAACAGAAGAAGTCATTGAGCATGGAAAAAAGGTAGTGATGAACACCTACGGCCGCTTACCTATGACTATAGTCAAAGGGAAAGGCGCCTGGGTTTGGGACATAGAAGGAAAACGTTACTTGGATTTTTTAACCGGACTGGCTGTCAATTCACTGGGACATAGTCATCCGGCTATTGTCCAGGCTATTCAAGATCAGGCCGAAGAAATTTTGCATACGTCGAATTTGTATTGGATACCCAATCAAATTGCTCTAGCGGAGCGTCTCGTTAAAAACTCATTTGCTGATAAAGTGTTCTTTTGCAACAGCGGCGCTGAAGCAAATGAAGCGGCCTTTAAATTAGCTCGCAAATATGCTAAGAAAAAATACGGCGATGATAAATACGAAGTAGTTTCTCTCGAAAACTCCTTCCACGGTCGTACACTAGCAACCTTGACACTAACCGGACAAACAAAATATCAGGAGGGGTATGATCCTCTGCCTGCCGGTTTGAGTTATACAGCTCTCAATGATTTTGAGGGTTTAAAGGCTAAAGTTAATGAAAAAACGGCTGCGGTCTTTATTGAACCAATTCAGGGTGAAGGGGGAGTCATTCCTGCATCGCAGGAGTTCTTGCAGGCCGCTCGGGATTTGTGTGATCAATATGGGGCCTTGTTGATTTTTGACGAAGTACAGTGCGGAGTGGGAAGAACAGGAAAACTTTTTGCCTATGAGTGGAGCGGGGTGACTCCGGATATCATGACCTTGGCTAAAGCTTTGGGAGGTGGGGTACCCATCGGAGCAATGCTGGCTACTGATATGGTTGCCGATGCTTTTCAACCGGGAGACCATGCTTCAACCTTTGGAGGAAATCCTTTAGCAACGGCGGTAGGTTGCGCTGTTCTGGATGTTATGCTCCAAGAAGGATTTTTCTCAAGTGTGCAGGAGAGGTCGAACTATTTCCGCCGAGGATTGGAAGGTCTGGCCCAGAAGTACCAAACAGGAGATCCGGTCCGAGGAGAAGGTTTTATCATCGGCTGGCCCGTTTCAAAGGTCGGTCCAGAAATTGTGGCTCGTTGTCTCCAAAAGGGACTCTTAATTAACTGTGTAGGCGGTAAGACATTGCGGTTTCTTCCTCCACTGATCGTAGAGAAGCCTGAAATCGATGAGGCCTTAAAAATATTAGACGAAGTCTTCTGTGAGATTTGGAAGTAA
- the carA gene encoding glutamine-hydrolyzing carbamoyl-phosphate synthase small subunit, whose protein sequence is MKAALVLETGKVFVGESFGASGEAWGEVVFNTGMTGYQEVLTDPSYAGQMVCMTYPLIGNYGINKQDDQSEKIQVQGFIVKEAALNPNHWQLEKNLSRTLAQAGIVGIKGIDTRALTRIIREYGVLRGVITTHLEHLDEFISKLKTYQVPENVVAEVSTKKIYTLPAAETNKGSFHVVVMDFGIKRNILQAMQAQGFQLTVVPYSTSAKQILERQPDGIFLSNGPGDPKCVQKGIETIRNLIEQRPVFGICLGHQLLSLALGGDTYKMKFGHRGGNQPVQELESKRVTITSQNHGYAISEDSLGQTPLYVTHRNLNDQSVEGVRHRDLPVFSVQYHPEAGPGPSESLYLFDEFAQLMQEWRAQHAS, encoded by the coding sequence ATGAAGGCAGCACTCGTCCTTGAGACAGGCAAAGTATTTGTAGGGGAATCTTTTGGAGCCTCCGGAGAGGCATGGGGTGAAGTAGTCTTCAATACGGGAATGACAGGCTACCAAGAGGTCCTGACAGACCCATCCTATGCCGGCCAGATGGTTTGCATGACTTATCCCCTTATTGGAAATTATGGAATTAACAAGCAAGATGATCAGTCAGAAAAAATTCAAGTTCAAGGATTTATCGTCAAAGAGGCTGCCCTTAATCCTAACCATTGGCAACTGGAGAAAAACCTCTCGAGAACCTTGGCTCAGGCCGGCATTGTGGGGATTAAAGGGATTGATACCCGCGCCTTAACGAGGATTATTCGCGAATATGGAGTTTTGCGCGGGGTGATAACGACTCACTTGGAACACCTCGACGAATTTATTTCTAAATTAAAAACTTACCAAGTCCCAGAGAACGTGGTGGCAGAGGTCAGTACTAAGAAAATATACACCTTGCCCGCAGCCGAAACGAATAAGGGGTCGTTTCATGTCGTGGTGATGGATTTCGGCATCAAAAGAAATATTTTGCAGGCTATGCAGGCCCAAGGCTTTCAATTGACGGTTGTTCCTTATAGCACTTCAGCCAAGCAAATTTTAGAACGGCAGCCCGATGGGATATTTCTTTCCAACGGTCCGGGTGATCCTAAATGCGTTCAAAAGGGGATCGAAACCATTCGTAATTTGATTGAGCAGCGTCCCGTTTTTGGAATATGTCTTGGTCATCAACTTCTGTCCTTGGCCTTAGGAGGAGATACCTACAAGATGAAGTTTGGGCACCGGGGGGGAAACCAACCTGTCCAGGAGTTGGAGTCAAAACGGGTAACGATTACTTCCCAGAATCACGGCTATGCAATTTCTGAGGACAGTTTAGGTCAGACCCCCCTGTACGTAACCCATCGCAATCTTAACGATCAAAGCGTTGAAGGGGTTAGACATCGGGATTTGCCCGTTTTTTCCGTACAATATCATCCGGAGGCCGGACCTGGGCCCAGTGAATCATTGTATTTGTTTGACGAGTTTGCACAATTGATGCAGGAATGGAGGGCTCAGCATGCCTCTTAA
- the carB gene encoding carbamoyl-phosphate synthase large subunit — translation MPLNPAWRKVLVIGSGPIVIGQAAEFDYAGTQACKALREVGLEVVLVNSNPATIMTDVKMADLTYIEPLLPESLERIIKKENPDALLPTLGGQTGLNLAMELERSGVLKKYGVDLIGCNAETIYKAEDRDAFKETMLALSEPVAESVIVTTLQEGEDFAQKQGFPLIIRPAYTLGGTGGGIAKNTKQLAEILHRGLQASPIGQCLLERSVAGWKEIEYEVMRDDADNCITICNMENIDPVGIHTGDSIVVAPSQTLSDVEYQMLRASSLKIIRALGVNGGCNVQFALNPVSREYVVIEVNPRVSRSSALASKATGYPIAKMAALLSVGFTLPELTNPVTGHTSACFEPALDYVVVKFPRWPFDKFPAADHRLGTQMKATGEVMAMERTLEGALLKAARSLEIGSVGLRIAASGGWTEMEIEDKLASTDHERFFAIAEAFRRDWTNLEVQMLTQIDPFYLFKIKELVLLERRLQGEPLTPELLRLAKVRGFSDLAVAKLTGRVEEAVRELRMKYGIIPVFKTVDTCAAEFASATPYYYSAYEEEDEGEVTSGPKIVVLGSGPIRIGQGIEFDYCSVHALMALQEAGVEAIMVNNNPETVSTDFDTADKLYFEPLTVEDVLHVLQKERADGVLVQFGGQTAINLAGRLERAGVKIFGTPVDSIDLAEDRERFAELLSHLGIPQSEGRTVISLDQAPRIAEELEFPVIVRPSYVIGGRAMQVVYTLEELEDYLRRAIYLSPEHPILVDRYLEGKEVEVDAVSDGETTVIAGIMEHIERAGVHSGDSLAVYPPQSLTPSEIDQIQDFTCRLASGIGIRGLINIQFVVVRGKVFVLEVNPRASRTVPILSKVTGIPLVNLAVQVALGKTLQELGYKHGLAPEVPFVVVKAPVFSFEKLTKVETSLGPEMKSTGEVLGMDTQFGHALAKAFAASRISLPKDGNILVAVAEKDRPEAIALAQQLAQLGFGVKGTGDTAKALALCGVKVDAVSESSQALQEAIRQREFSFILSTPTKGTTPEHTGYLLRRLAVEHGVPCFSSMDTAKAVVRALQEIRSQTIPQVLSLQEYLS, via the coding sequence ATGCCTCTTAATCCGGCCTGGAGAAAGGTCCTCGTTATTGGGTCAGGGCCGATTGTCATCGGGCAAGCCGCAGAATTTGATTATGCAGGGACTCAAGCCTGTAAAGCATTGCGGGAAGTAGGCCTGGAAGTGGTTTTAGTGAACAGTAATCCGGCCACGATTATGACTGATGTCAAAATGGCTGATCTCACTTACATAGAACCTCTTTTGCCGGAATCTCTCGAAAGAATTATTAAAAAAGAAAATCCTGATGCCTTGCTGCCAACGTTAGGAGGACAAACGGGTCTTAATCTTGCCATGGAGTTGGAGCGCAGCGGAGTGCTGAAGAAATACGGCGTCGATCTGATTGGCTGTAATGCTGAAACAATTTATAAAGCTGAGGATCGCGACGCTTTTAAAGAGACGATGCTTGCTCTTAGCGAACCTGTCGCTGAGAGCGTTATTGTGACAACGCTCCAAGAAGGGGAGGATTTCGCCCAGAAGCAAGGCTTTCCTCTGATTATTCGGCCTGCCTATACCTTAGGAGGCACAGGAGGCGGGATTGCCAAGAATACCAAACAACTCGCGGAAATATTGCACCGGGGACTGCAGGCAAGCCCTATCGGCCAGTGCCTATTGGAGCGGAGTGTGGCGGGCTGGAAGGAAATTGAATATGAAGTCATGCGTGATGATGCGGATAACTGTATTACAATTTGTAACATGGAAAATATTGATCCTGTGGGTATCCATACGGGAGACAGTATCGTCGTGGCTCCTTCTCAAACCTTGAGTGATGTTGAATACCAGATGCTGCGGGCGTCTTCCCTAAAAATTATCCGGGCTTTAGGAGTCAATGGCGGATGTAATGTTCAGTTTGCCCTGAATCCGGTGAGCCGGGAATATGTGGTTATCGAAGTCAATCCTCGGGTTAGCCGTTCCAGTGCTCTTGCCTCAAAGGCCACGGGTTACCCCATCGCTAAAATGGCTGCCCTGCTCTCGGTTGGTTTTACTCTTCCGGAATTAACGAATCCGGTGACCGGGCATACAAGTGCCTGTTTTGAGCCTGCCTTAGATTATGTCGTGGTAAAATTTCCGCGCTGGCCTTTTGACAAATTCCCGGCTGCCGACCATCGTCTAGGGACCCAAATGAAGGCAACCGGTGAAGTCATGGCCATGGAACGCACTTTGGAAGGGGCTCTTTTAAAAGCCGCCCGCTCGTTGGAAATAGGCAGTGTAGGACTACGGATTGCCGCTTCCGGCGGATGGACAGAGATGGAAATTGAAGACAAACTGGCTTCCACGGATCACGAACGATTTTTCGCTATTGCTGAAGCCTTTCGTCGGGATTGGACAAATCTCGAAGTTCAAATGCTGACCCAGATTGATCCCTTTTATTTGTTTAAAATTAAAGAACTTGTCTTATTAGAGCGTCGTCTCCAGGGCGAACCCCTAACTCCTGAATTGCTGCGTTTGGCGAAGGTTCGAGGTTTTTCGGACTTGGCCGTTGCTAAGCTGACTGGACGGGTAGAAGAGGCCGTGCGGGAATTGCGCATGAAATACGGGATTATCCCTGTCTTTAAGACCGTTGATACTTGTGCCGCTGAATTCGCTTCGGCAACCCCGTACTATTATTCGGCCTATGAAGAAGAGGATGAAGGGGAAGTGACCTCGGGCCCTAAAATTGTTGTTTTAGGTTCTGGTCCCATTCGAATTGGGCAAGGGATAGAGTTCGATTATTGCTCGGTTCATGCCCTTATGGCCTTGCAGGAAGCCGGCGTGGAAGCCATTATGGTCAATAACAATCCGGAGACGGTTTCTACGGATTTTGATACTGCAGATAAGCTTTACTTTGAGCCACTAACCGTAGAAGACGTGCTTCATGTGTTGCAGAAGGAGAGAGCAGATGGAGTGCTGGTTCAATTTGGCGGGCAAACGGCCATTAATTTGGCGGGACGGCTGGAACGGGCCGGTGTTAAAATTTTTGGTACTCCCGTGGACTCCATTGATCTGGCAGAGGATCGGGAGCGCTTTGCCGAACTTTTATCTCATTTAGGAATTCCCCAATCAGAAGGCCGGACTGTCATTTCGCTTGATCAGGCCCCAAGGATTGCTGAAGAACTAGAATTTCCGGTGATTGTCCGCCCGTCCTATGTCATCGGCGGGCGAGCCATGCAAGTGGTATATACCTTGGAAGAGCTGGAAGACTATCTGCGTCGGGCAATCTATCTCTCGCCGGAACATCCCATTTTAGTGGACCGCTATTTAGAAGGCAAAGAAGTTGAAGTTGATGCCGTTTCGGACGGAGAAACGACCGTGATTGCCGGAATTATGGAACATATTGAGCGGGCCGGTGTCCATTCCGGGGATAGTTTAGCGGTTTATCCTCCGCAAAGTCTGACTCCTTCCGAGATTGACCAGATTCAGGATTTCACTTGCCGGCTGGCTTCAGGGATTGGGATACGAGGACTTATCAATATCCAATTTGTCGTTGTTCGCGGCAAAGTCTTTGTCTTAGAAGTAAATCCCCGGGCGAGCCGAACGGTACCCATTCTTTCTAAGGTAACGGGAATTCCACTGGTAAATTTAGCTGTTCAGGTTGCCTTGGGCAAGACCTTGCAGGAGCTGGGATATAAACATGGCCTTGCTCCCGAGGTGCCTTTCGTGGTGGTAAAGGCTCCGGTCTTTTCATTTGAGAAATTGACAAAAGTTGAAACATCCCTGGGGCCGGAAATGAAATCCACGGGTGAAGTTTTAGGGATGGATACTCAGTTTGGGCATGCTTTAGCTAAGGCGTTTGCTGCCTCGCGCATTTCGCTTCCCAAGGACGGGAATATTCTGGTAGCTGTTGCTGAAAAGGACCGCCCTGAGGCAATTGCCCTTGCTCAACAACTGGCTCAGCTTGGTTTTGGGGTTAAAGGAACCGGTGATACGGCGAAAGCTTTAGCTCTCTGCGGCGTAAAGGTTGATGCTGTCAGTGAATCAAGTCAGGCTTTGCAGGAAGCCATTCGGCAGCGGGAGTTCTCGTTTATTCTGAGTACCCCCACCAAGGGAACAACCCCGGAACATACAGGTTACTTGTTAAGGCGTTTGGCGGTTGAACATGGTGTGCCCTGCTTCTCGTCAATGGATACGGCGAAGGCAGTGGTGCGTGCTTTGCAGGAGATCAGAAGTCAGACGATACCTCAAGTGCTTTCGCTGCAGGAGTACCTGTCGTAA
- the argF gene encoding ornithine carbamoyltransferase, which yields MITMDRSQFKGRDFISLHDFSQDELKCFLDVAHELKEEQKAGRPHPILQGKTLGMIFTKSSTRTRVSFEVGIYQLGGQGLFLSGRDIQLGRGETIADTARVLSRMVDGIMIRTFSHQEVLDLAHYATIPIINGLTDMLHPCQVLADLMTIQEHKGRLAGLKLAYVGDGNNMAHSLMFGGAKMGLQVVIASPKGYKPDPDLVALAQEDAKENGGSVEIVDDPSEAVKDADVLYTDVWASMGQEAEANERMKAFQGYQINDESLKLAHPSSIVLHCLPAHRGEEITDDVIEGAHSVVFDEAENRLHAQKAIMALVM from the coding sequence ATGATAACAATGGATCGTTCACAATTTAAAGGTCGGGATTTTATCTCCTTACATGATTTTTCTCAGGACGAATTAAAATGCTTTTTGGATGTTGCCCATGAACTTAAGGAAGAGCAGAAAGCCGGGCGGCCGCATCCAATTCTTCAGGGCAAGACCTTGGGAATGATTTTCACTAAGTCTTCAACAAGGACTAGAGTTTCATTTGAGGTGGGGATATATCAACTTGGCGGTCAAGGATTATTTTTAAGCGGCCGGGACATTCAACTGGGCAGGGGAGAAACCATCGCAGATACAGCGCGGGTACTGTCCCGCATGGTGGATGGCATTATGATTCGAACCTTCAGTCATCAGGAAGTTTTAGACTTAGCCCACTATGCGACGATTCCCATTATTAATGGACTTACAGATATGCTTCATCCTTGTCAAGTGCTGGCGGATCTTATGACGATTCAGGAACATAAAGGACGTTTAGCCGGGTTAAAACTGGCTTACGTCGGAGATGGAAATAATATGGCTCATTCTTTAATGTTTGGCGGCGCCAAAATGGGGCTGCAAGTTGTAATCGCCTCTCCCAAGGGCTATAAGCCTGATCCTGATTTGGTAGCTTTAGCCCAGGAGGATGCCAAAGAGAATGGCGGCAGCGTTGAAATCGTTGATGATCCTTCAGAGGCAGTGAAAGATGCCGACGTTCTATATACGGATGTTTGGGCAAGTATGGGACAGGAGGCAGAGGCAAATGAGCGCATGAAGGCTTTTCAAGGTTACCAGATCAATGATGAATCTTTAAAACTTGCGCATCCGTCCTCCATTGTTCTGCACTGTTTACCGGCTCATCGCGGAGAGGAAATTACTGACGACGTTATTGAGGGTGCTCATTCCGTTGTCTTCGACGAGGCCGAAAATCGTTTGCATGCTCAAAAGGCAATTATGGCGTTGGTTATGTAA
- a CDS encoding argininosuccinate synthase — translation MKKVVLAYSGGLDTSIIIPWLKETYGYEVIAMVADLGQGEELAPLQEKAIKSGASKLYIEDLREKFVTEFIFQTLKAGAVYEGDYLLGTSFARPLIARRLVEIAEKEGAVAIAHGATGKGNDQVRFELSVKALNPDLEIIAPWRLWNLKSREDCIDYAEARGIPVPVTKDRPYSMDRNLWHLSHEGGDLENPWNEPKRDLYLLGVAPEDAPDEATYLELGFEQGIPTSLNGQKVPPVKLLETLNELGGKNGIGIVDMVENRLVGMKSRGVYETPGGTILYTAHKALEHLTLDRLTLHYKEQVALKYAEIVYDGVWYSPLREALDAFVNVTQKNVTGTVRVKLYKGNCSSAGVKSPYSLYNEAYATFGEDGVYDQKDAAGFINLFGLPLKVRALMEKQSGLRK, via the coding sequence ATGAAAAAGGTTGTTTTGGCATATTCCGGCGGTCTGGATACATCTATTATTATTCCTTGGCTGAAGGAAACCTACGGATATGAAGTTATTGCGATGGTTGCAGATTTGGGCCAAGGAGAAGAGTTAGCTCCTCTGCAGGAAAAGGCTATTAAAAGCGGAGCGAGTAAATTATATATCGAAGACCTCAGAGAAAAATTCGTGACGGAGTTTATCTTTCAGACCTTAAAAGCCGGAGCAGTTTATGAAGGGGACTATCTCCTGGGGACATCCTTCGCTCGTCCGCTCATTGCCCGCCGCTTAGTTGAGATTGCTGAAAAAGAAGGCGCTGTCGCCATAGCCCACGGAGCCACTGGCAAAGGTAACGACCAAGTTCGTTTCGAACTGAGTGTTAAAGCCTTAAATCCCGATTTGGAAATTATTGCACCCTGGCGGTTATGGAACTTAAAATCTCGTGAAGACTGTATTGACTATGCAGAAGCTCGCGGAATTCCCGTTCCGGTCACTAAAGATCGTCCCTACAGCATGGATCGCAACTTATGGCATCTAAGCCATGAAGGCGGAGACCTGGAGAATCCCTGGAATGAACCTAAAAGAGATCTTTATCTGCTCGGTGTTGCCCCGGAAGATGCCCCAGATGAAGCAACATACCTGGAACTAGGTTTTGAACAAGGGATCCCCACCTCCTTAAACGGGCAGAAGGTACCTCCTGTTAAATTATTGGAAACTCTCAACGAATTAGGCGGCAAAAATGGAATTGGAATTGTCGACATGGTGGAAAACCGTCTGGTGGGCATGAAATCCCGTGGGGTCTATGAAACCCCGGGCGGAACGATTCTTTATACGGCTCATAAGGCCTTAGAGCATCTGACTCTGGATCGGCTCACCCTTCATTATAAAGAACAGGTCGCTTTAAAATATGCTGAAATCGTGTATGATGGGGTTTGGTATTCGCCGCTGCGCGAAGCCCTCGATGCTTTTGTAAATGTGACTCAGAAGAATGTTACAGGGACCGTGCGAGTGAAATTGTATAAAGGAAATTGTTCATCGGCAGGGGTAAAATCCCCCTACTCACTCTATAACGAAGCTTATGCTACCTTCGGAGAAGATGGAGTCTATGATCAAAAAGATGCTGCCGGCTTTATCAATCTTTTTGGATTACCATTAAAAGTCAGAGCCTTGATGGAGAAACAATCAGGACTGCGAAAATAG